From Clarias gariepinus isolate MV-2021 ecotype Netherlands chromosome 2, CGAR_prim_01v2, whole genome shotgun sequence, one genomic window encodes:
- the LOC128518031 gene encoding CD276 antigen homolog gives MTNFSYICTVWISVCVYLLSAEPEISVSGPVGSTAVLPCQLTSVDTDRLYIRWKIESEFVFERLDVESYQGEGYEGRVDVPVEELRKGNCSLVLHNLTFTDTGVYTSYQTVRHTKRSVRVRRGTVLINSVNLSVYVSPPEETDSSISSAPTVMKSPHPLILVLSLVSCLLH, from the exons ATGACCAACTTTTCCTACATCTGCACCGTGTGGATcagcgtctgtgtgt ACCTCCTCTCTGCAGAACCTGAGATCAGTGTATCTGGCCCAGTGGGTTCTACAGCTGTCCTGCCGTGTCAACTGACGAGTGTAGACACTGACAGACTGTATATTAGATGGAAAATCGAATCTGAGTTTGTGTTTGAGCGACTGGATGTGGAGTCGTATCAGGGTGAGGGATATGAGGGTCGTGTGGACGTTCCTGTGGAGGAGCTGCGTAAGGGGAACTGTTCACTGGTGTTACACAATCTGACATTTACTGATACAGGAGTCTACACcagctaccagacagtgagacacaccAAGAGATCTGTCCGTGTTAGGAGAGGAACAGTCCTGATCAACAGTGTTAATCTCTCAGTCTATG tttccCCTCCTGAAGAAACAGACAGCAGTATTTCATCAGCTCCCACTG taaTGAAGAGTCCTCACCCACTGATCCTGGTCCTGTCCCTCGTCTCATGTTTACTGCACTGA